In Saimiri boliviensis isolate mSaiBol1 chromosome 12, mSaiBol1.pri, whole genome shotgun sequence, one genomic interval encodes:
- the SLC16A9 gene encoding monocarboxylate transporter 9 isoform X2: MFERTNNPYRVSLQGTGLGCGLLYTATVTITCQYFDDRRGLALGLISTGSSVGLFIYAALQRMLVEFYGLDGCLLIVGALALNILACGSLMRPLQSSDCPLPKRIVPEDLPDRYSIYNEKGKNREENMNILDKSYSSEEKCKSALANGDWKQESLLHKNPTVTHTKEPETYKKKVAEQTYFCKQLAKRKWQLYKNYCGETMALFKNKVFSALFIAILLFDIGGFPPSLLMEDVARSSNVKEEEFIMPLISIIGIMTAVGKLLLGILADFKWINTLYLYVATLIIMGLALCAIPFAKSYVTLALLSSILGFLTGNWSIFPYVTTKTVGIEKLAHAYGILMFFAGLGNSLGPPIVGWFYDWTQTYDIAFYFSGFCVLLGGFILLLAALPSWDTCNKQLPKPAPSIFLYKVASNV; this comes from the exons GTCTTGGATGTGGTTTATTATACACTGCAACAGTGACCATTACGTGCCAGTATTTTGACGATCGCCGAGGCCTTGCACTTGGCCTGATTTCAACAg GTTCAAGCGTTGGCCTTTTCATATATGCTGCTCTGCAGAGGATGCTGGTTGAGTTCTATGGACTGGATGGATGCTTGCTGATTGTGGGTGCTTTAGCTTTAAATATATTAGCCTGTGGCAGTCTGATGAGACCCCTCCAATCTTCTGATTGTCCTTTGCCTAAAAGAATAGTTCCAGAAGATCTACCAGATAGATACTCCATttacaatgaaaaaggaaagaatcgGGAAGAAAACATGAACATTCTTGACAAGAGCTACAGTAGTGAGGAAAAATGCAAAAGCGCATTAGCCAATGGTGACTGGAAACAGGAGAGCCTGCTTCATAAAAACCCCACAGTGACACACACAAAAGAGCCTGAAACGTACAAAAAGAAAGTTGCAGAACAGACATATTTTTGCAAACAGCTTGCCAAGAGGAAGTGGCAGTTATATAAAAACTACTGTGGAGAAACGatggctctttttaaaaacaaagtattttcagCACTTTTCATTGCTATCTTACTCTTTGACATCGGAGGGTTTCCACCTTCGTTACTTATGGAAGATGTAGCAAGAAGTTCAAACGTGAAAGAAGAAGAGTTTATTATGCCACTTATTTCAATTATAGGCATTATGACAGCAGTTGGTAAACTGCTTTTAGGGATACTGGCTGACTTCAAGTGGATTAATACCTTGTATCTTTATGTTGCTACCTTAATCATCATGGGCCTGGCCTTGTGTGCAATTCCATTTGCCAAAAGCTATGTCACATTGGCATTGCTTTCTAGTATCTTAGGGTTTCTTACTGGTAATTGGTCCATCTTTCCATATGTGACCACAAAGACTGTGGGAATTGAAAAATTAGCCCATGCCTATGGGATATTAATGTTCTTTGCTGGACTTGGAAATAGCCTTGGACCACCCATCGTTG GTTGGTTTTATGACTGGACCCAGACCTATgacattgcattttattttagcGGCTTCTGTGTCCTGCTGGGAGGTTTTATTCTGCTGCTGGCAGCCTTGCCTTCTTGGGATACATGCAACAAGCAACTCCCCAAGCCAGCTCCATCCATTTTCTTGTACAAAGTTGCCTCTAATGTTTAG